One Clostridium estertheticum DNA segment encodes these proteins:
- a CDS encoding CPBP family intramembrane glutamic endopeptidase: protein MKFLGNIEREDICIKQMSIIKAFFVMIISFLLESLGQIPIVILNLFSKQYTNIAPYINFAAGVLVKYFVIIILLNWYSKKSYDKPRKHSLNGKKFIYVALIIIGFRLAYDNSLIYWVNMIPMPEIINEAFDEIAISPIILILTVAVIAPIYEEVIFRGILLKGMASKIDPTLALILSALFFALVHMNIPQGINAFLLGLIIGAIYLNTGSIYLCIFAHFINNSLGITISGVFQLISGKYAILIRGTAFIVGITILIIAYGWYKRNRPGDMLDIYKEFIEI from the coding sequence ATGAAATTTTTAGGAAATATAGAAAGAGAAGATATATGTATTAAACAAATGTCCATAATCAAAGCTTTTTTTGTAATGATCATATCATTTTTACTGGAATCCTTAGGACAAATACCAATAGTAATATTAAATCTATTTTCTAAACAATATACAAATATAGCACCATATATAAACTTTGCTGCGGGGGTATTAGTTAAATATTTTGTTATTATTATTTTATTAAATTGGTATAGTAAAAAGTCATATGATAAGCCTCGTAAACACAGTTTAAACGGGAAAAAATTTATTTATGTGGCTTTAATTATTATAGGCTTTCGTTTAGCCTATGATAATAGCTTAATTTATTGGGTTAATATGATACCTATGCCTGAGATTATAAATGAAGCCTTTGACGAAATAGCTATTTCACCTATTATTTTGATACTTACTGTTGCGGTTATAGCACCTATATATGAGGAAGTTATTTTTAGAGGAATTTTGCTAAAGGGTATGGCGAGTAAAATAGACCCTACATTAGCACTTATATTATCAGCCTTATTTTTTGCATTGGTTCATATGAATATTCCTCAGGGTATAAACGCATTTTTACTAGGATTAATTATTGGAGCTATATATCTAAATACAGGTTCAATTTATTTATGTATATTTGCACACTTTATAAATAATTCCTTGGGAATCACCATATCAGGAGTTTTCCAATTAATAAGCGGAAAGTATGCCATATTAATTCGTGGGACAGCTTTCATTGTAGGAATTACAATTTTAATTATTGCCTATGGATGGTATAAGCGAAATAGACCAGGAGATATGTTAGACATATACAAAGAATTTATAGAAATATAA
- a CDS encoding 2-isopropylmalate synthase: MGITNLQAKHGQQPMLFKDIFPYSEIPKVVFGSQQIPMFIPEDIWITDTTFRDGQQAMDTYTEEQIIKIFDYLHRLDNNSGIIRQTEFFLYTEKDRNAAFKCLERGYKFPEVTSWIRANKEDFKLVKDMGLKETGMLMSCSDYHIFKKLNMTRQQAMDLYLSLVEEALANGIAPRCHLEDITRADFFGFVVPFAQKLMELSKKSCIKIKIRACDTLGLGLPYSGTQLPRSVQHIIHGLRVYAGVPPESLEWHGHNDFHNVVSNATTAWLHGCSAINTSLFGIGERTGNCPLEAMIIEYGQIKGNVKDMNLKLISEIGKYFEGEFKYSIPPRTPFVGSEFNVTRAGIHADGILKDEEIYNIFDTEKILGRPIVVAVNEHSGLAGIAAWVNTYFRLKETDKIDKKDQRIHIIKEWVDKQYETGRNTVMKNEELESIAKKIIPELSVESQNTTAC, translated from the coding sequence ATGGGAATAACCAATTTACAGGCAAAGCATGGGCAGCAGCCTATGTTATTCAAAGATATATTCCCATACTCAGAAATTCCAAAGGTGGTTTTTGGAAGCCAGCAGATTCCAATGTTTATACCTGAAGATATTTGGATTACGGATACTACATTTAGAGATGGACAACAGGCTATGGACACCTATACTGAGGAGCAAATCATTAAAATATTTGACTATCTACACAGGCTTGATAATAATTCTGGAATAATTAGACAAACAGAATTTTTCTTGTATACTGAAAAGGATAGAAATGCAGCTTTTAAGTGTTTGGAAAGAGGGTATAAATTTCCAGAGGTAACTTCCTGGATAAGAGCTAATAAGGAAGATTTTAAGCTGGTAAAGGACATGGGACTTAAGGAAACGGGAATGCTTATGTCATGTTCAGATTATCACATCTTCAAAAAACTTAATATGACAAGGCAGCAGGCAATGGATTTATATCTTTCCTTAGTGGAAGAAGCCTTAGCAAATGGTATAGCTCCAAGATGCCATCTTGAAGATATAACTAGAGCTGATTTCTTTGGATTTGTAGTACCCTTTGCACAGAAGCTTATGGAACTTTCTAAGAAGTCTTGTATTAAGATAAAAATCAGAGCCTGTGATACACTGGGACTAGGATTACCTTATTCAGGAACGCAGCTGCCAAGAAGTGTACAACATATAATACATGGCTTAAGGGTTTATGCAGGGGTTCCACCAGAGTCTCTTGAGTGGCATGGGCATAATGACTTTCATAATGTAGTATCAAATGCTACTACTGCATGGCTTCATGGGTGCTCAGCTATAAATACCTCGCTTTTTGGTATTGGTGAGAGAACAGGCAACTGCCCACTTGAAGCTATGATTATAGAATATGGTCAAATAAAAGGAAATGTAAAAGATATGAATCTAAAGCTTATATCTGAAATCGGTAAGTATTTTGAAGGGGAGTTTAAATATAGCATTCCACCTAGAACACCATTTGTAGGTAGTGAATTCAATGTTACTAGAGCTGGGATACATGCAGATGGAATATTAAAGGATGAAGAAATATATAATATTTTTGATACTGAAAAAATATTAGGTAGACCAATTGTTGTAGCAGTTAATGAACATTCGGGTCTTGCGGGAATAGCAGCTTGGGTTAATACTTATTTTAGATTAAAGGAAACAGACAAGATAGACAAAAAAGATCAGAGAATTCATATTATAAAAGAATGGGTAGATAAGCAATATGAGACAGGGCGAAACACTGTAATGAAAAATGAAGAGCTAGAATCAATTGCAAAGAAAATTATTCCGGAGTTAAGTGTAGAATCACAAAACACTACAGCTTGTTAA
- a CDS encoding aconitate hydratase, with the protein MSFNVAQKIIKGHLVKGEMISDLEIAIKIDQTLTQDSTGTMAYLQFEAMGIDSVQTKKSVAYIDHNILQTGPENADDHLYIQTVCKKHGIYFSKPGNGICHQVHLERFGIPGQTLLGSDSHTPTGGGIGMLAIGAGGLDVAVAMGGGEYYIIMPKIVKVELLGQLNPWVSAKDIILELLRRLTVKGGVNKIFEYAGVGVKTLTVPERATITNMGAELGATTSIFPSDEITYKFLSAQSREGDYIELKADEGAVYDEIIQIDLSTIGPLVACPHSPDKVVFVSSLKQIKVDQVLIGSCTNSSYVDMMKVSKILKGKTIPEEVSLSIAPGSKQVLSMLSKNGGLSDMIEAGARILESACGPCIGMGQAPSTDAVSLRTFNRNFKGRSGTMSAQVYIVSPEVAVASAIAGYITDPRELGQAIEVTMPEKFTINDNLIISPAEEGTNIEVKRGPNIKPFPKVEKLKENVLGKVLTKLQDNITTDDIMPSNAKLLPFRSNIPYLAEFCLTPCDENFPAVAKENGGGIIVAGSNYGQGSSREHAALAPLYLGIKAVISKSFARIHKANLINNAIIPLVFDNSNDYEDIDVMDELIIEDAAEQLKRGIVIVRNITKGVVYKTLPEVTQREKEMLIYGGLINLMKNKKKVGE; encoded by the coding sequence ATGTCGTTTAATGTTGCGCAAAAGATAATTAAGGGCCATTTAGTTAAGGGTGAAATGATTTCTGATCTTGAGATTGCAATTAAAATTGATCAAACTTTAACTCAAGATTCTACAGGAACCATGGCCTACCTTCAATTTGAAGCTATGGGAATTGATAGTGTCCAAACAAAAAAATCCGTTGCTTATATAGACCATAATATTTTACAAACTGGCCCGGAAAATGCAGATGATCATTTGTATATACAGACCGTTTGCAAAAAACATGGCATATATTTTTCTAAACCGGGTAATGGAATTTGTCATCAAGTTCATTTAGAAAGATTCGGAATTCCAGGACAAACACTGCTTGGATCTGACAGTCATACTCCTACAGGCGGGGGCATAGGAATGCTTGCTATAGGCGCTGGAGGACTAGATGTAGCAGTTGCAATGGGTGGTGGAGAATATTATATAATAATGCCTAAAATTGTAAAAGTAGAGTTACTAGGACAACTTAACCCCTGGGTTTCAGCTAAAGATATTATATTAGAATTATTAAGGCGTTTAACGGTTAAGGGTGGAGTTAATAAAATATTTGAATATGCAGGAGTTGGCGTTAAAACTCTAACAGTACCAGAAAGAGCGACTATTACAAACATGGGTGCGGAACTTGGAGCCACTACTTCAATTTTCCCTAGTGATGAGATAACCTATAAATTTTTAAGTGCACAAAGTAGAGAAGGGGATTATATAGAGCTTAAGGCAGATGAGGGCGCAGTATATGATGAGATAATCCAAATAGATTTGAGCACAATTGGGCCTCTTGTTGCTTGTCCTCATAGTCCAGATAAGGTAGTTTTTGTATCATCACTAAAACAAATAAAAGTAGACCAAGTGCTAATAGGTAGCTGCACTAATTCATCCTATGTTGATATGATGAAAGTTTCAAAAATACTTAAGGGAAAAACTATACCAGAAGAAGTATCGCTTTCTATTGCGCCAGGTTCGAAGCAGGTTTTAAGTATGCTTTCTAAAAATGGTGGACTTTCTGATATGATAGAAGCTGGTGCAAGAATTTTAGAAAGTGCCTGTGGTCCATGTATAGGTATGGGGCAAGCCCCTTCAACGGATGCAGTATCACTAAGAACCTTTAATAGAAACTTTAAAGGTAGATCTGGAACCATGTCAGCTCAGGTGTATATTGTGAGCCCAGAAGTGGCTGTTGCATCAGCAATTGCAGGGTATATAACGGATCCAAGGGAGCTTGGTCAAGCTATTGAAGTGACCATGCCAGAAAAATTCACAATTAACGATAATTTAATAATAAGTCCCGCAGAAGAGGGCACCAATATAGAAGTAAAAAGAGGACCTAATATTAAACCATTTCCTAAAGTGGAAAAATTAAAAGAAAATGTACTAGGGAAAGTTTTAACTAAATTACAGGATAACATTACAACGGATGATATAATGCCATCCAATGCGAAGTTACTTCCCTTTAGATCTAATATTCCTTATTTAGCAGAATTTTGTTTAACTCCTTGTGATGAGAATTTTCCAGCTGTAGCTAAAGAAAATGGGGGTGGAATTATAGTCGCAGGCTCAAATTATGGGCAAGGTTCTAGCCGTGAACATGCTGCACTGGCACCTCTTTATTTAGGAATTAAGGCTGTTATATCAAAATCTTTTGCAAGAATTCATAAGGCTAATTTAATTAATAACGCTATAATACCCTTGGTATTTGATAATTCTAATGACTATGAAGACATAGATGTGATGGATGAATTAATTATTGAAGATGCTGCAGAGCAGCTTAAAAGAGGTATTGTTATTGTACGTAATATAACAAAGGGAGTTGTGTATAAAACTCTACCTGAAGTAACACAAAGAGAAAAAGAGATGCTTATTTATGGTGGCTTAATTAATCTTATGAAAAACAAGAAAAAGGTAGGTGAATAG
- a CDS encoding isocitrate/isopropylmalate dehydrogenase family protein, with the protein MEHNITLIPGDGIGPEVTSATVKVIENSGVRINWEIVRMGAEVIEEFNTPIPPYVLESIKKNKVAFKGPVTTPVGTGFKSVNVTLRQELNLYANIRPIKTFEGVPSRYVDVDLIIVRENSEDLYAGIEHMITEDIAESIKIISKKASDRIVEYAFKLAKEQNRKEVIAVHKANIMKLSDGLFLKCARNIADKHKEIAFGDMIVDAMSMKLVMNPEKYDVLVMPNLYGDILSDMTAGLIGGLGLVPGANIGEEGAVFEPAHGSAPDIAGLNIANPTACILSGVMMLRYIGEVEAADKIEKAVEAVLKEGRYLTCDLGGNTGTLEFAQAVINEMGK; encoded by the coding sequence ATGGAACATAATATTACACTTATACCTGGTGATGGAATTGGACCAGAAGTAACCTCAGCTACCGTTAAAGTAATAGAAAATAGTGGAGTCCGAATTAATTGGGAAATAGTGCGTATGGGTGCAGAAGTTATAGAGGAATTTAATACTCCTATACCACCCTACGTTTTAGAAAGTATTAAAAAAAACAAAGTTGCATTTAAAGGGCCTGTAACTACTCCAGTTGGTACAGGGTTTAAAAGTGTGAATGTCACTCTAAGGCAGGAATTAAATCTTTATGCTAACATAAGGCCTATAAAAACATTTGAAGGGGTTCCATCAAGGTATGTTGATGTAGATTTAATAATAGTAAGAGAAAATAGTGAAGATTTATATGCAGGAATAGAGCATATGATTACAGAGGATATTGCGGAAAGTATAAAGATAATAAGCAAGAAAGCTAGCGATAGAATAGTAGAGTATGCTTTTAAATTGGCAAAAGAGCAGAATAGAAAAGAAGTAATAGCTGTTCACAAAGCAAATATTATGAAGCTCTCCGATGGATTATTTTTAAAATGTGCAAGGAACATAGCAGATAAGCATAAAGAAATAGCTTTTGGAGACATGATAGTGGATGCTATGAGCATGAAGCTTGTTATGAACCCAGAAAAGTATGATGTACTTGTAATGCCTAACCTATATGGAGATATTCTATCGGATATGACAGCAGGCCTAATTGGCGGACTTGGACTAGTTCCAGGTGCAAATATCGGAGAAGAAGGTGCAGTTTTTGAGCCAGCTCACGGATCTGCTCCAGACATAGCGGGTTTAAACATAGCAAACCCTACTGCTTGCATTTTATCTGGTGTAATGATGCTAAGATATATAGGCGAAGTAGAAGCGGCGGACAAAATAGAGAAAGCTGTGGAAGCTGTGTTAAAAGAGGGGAGATATTTGACCTGTGATTTAGGTGGTAATACTGGAA